In the genome of Rubrivirga marina, the window CCATCGTCTCCTCGGCCGCCTCTACGCTGGCGCACTGGTGCTCGTGAACGTGAGCGCGCTGTTGGTCTACGAGGAGTCCTCGGGCCCGGGGCCGTTCCACGTCCTCGCGCTCGTCAGCCTCGCCACGCTGAGCGCGGGGCTCGTCCCGGCCCTCCTGCGCCGGCCGGGGGGGTCTTGGTTGGAGGCCCACGCCTACTTCATGAGCTGGTCGTACGTCGGGCTCGTCGCCGCGGGCGTCGCCCAGGTGGGAACGATGGTCGCGGGACCTGGCGCGCTCCCGGTCGTGCTCCCATCGGTCCTGATCGTGCTGGTCGGCGCCCTGCTGATCCACGGCCGTGTGCCCAGGGTCCTTTCAGGCTTCGCCCGCAAGGAGGTGCGCCCTGGCGGTCCGCTGTACGGACCTCAGCCGCCCTGAAGGTCGACGACACGACCGCCGGCCACTGCACGGGTCCACGCCACCCTCGGGTCAGCCTCAAGAGTTATGGTCGCTGTGCTGGAACACGATGTACGAAATTTCGTACAATGAAGGAGTCACCCACACGCCGTGTCCGACTCCCGCAAGCCGCTCGATTTCTGGGCCGACGCCCGCGAGGTCCTCCGAGGCTGCCCGGCCCCCGTCCGCCAGCGGGTCGGGTTCGCGCTCGACGAGGCCCAGCGCGGCAAGACGTCCGGGAGCGCGAAGCCCCGGAACGACGTCGGGAAGGGCGTCTACGCCATCACCACGGACCGCGACTCCGAGACCTACCGGACGTTCTACGTCGCCCGCTTCGCCGAGGCCGTCTACTGCTTCTACGTCGTCCACAAGAAGGCGACGACGGGGAAGGCCCTCCCCGAGCGTCAGAAGAAGCTGGCGGCGGCCCGGTACCGAGAGATCGTCGAGTGGCGGGCGTCCGAGGGCCTCCGCTGAACCCGACTGTCGCCACCCGCACCCTAGACCCCCACCGCCATGCCCGGTCCCACCCGCTCCACCGGCAACGTGTTCGAGGACCTCGGCTTCGAGTCCGAGGAGGCCGCACTCCTCCGCGTCAAGAGCCGCCTGCTCTCGTCGCTCGCGTCGTTCGTGGCCGAGTTCGACACCCAGGCCGACGCCGCCGCGGCCCTCGGGGTCTCCCGGCCGCGCGTCTCCGAGATCAAGAACGGCCACCTCGACAAGTTCTCGACCGACAACCTCATCGGCCTCTGCTACCGGGCCGGGCTCCGCGTCCCCGACTTCGACCTCGTCCCGGCGAGGTGACCCCCTGCCGGACCCGGCACGCCACGTCGGTGCCCGCGAGCCGCTCGCACGGCCGGTCGGGCGCGTCCTCGACGGAGTCTTGGAGGTGGGCTATGGGCGCGGGCGTCCGTCGGTATCGGCGCCTGGGGGCGGTCCGCCGGCGTATGGATCGGGGCCGTCACCGCACCCGGCGGACAGAGGGAGCAGAGCGAGCGTGTGATCGTGCCGGGGTAAGGGGGGGGCGGTCGTGGTGGTGTCGCCGCTACCGGCGTGGTGGAGTAGAGTCCGCCGGGGGGGCGTCGAAGATGGAGCCGGTGTTGTAATCCCGCCCGGTCATCCCTTCGGCGCTCCGGCGGGTTCGCTCGGCGACGAGGGCGCTATAGGCGAGCCCGAACGCCCGGCCCGACTGGGCCTCGTCGAGCCGCCCGTCGAGGTCGCGGCTACCCCCGCGCGCCTCGGGTACGTAGGCCTCGTACACGTCCGTGCAGGCGCCCCGTCGGCCGACGACGGCCCCTTCGAGAAGCGCTTCGAGACAGAGCGCGGCACCGTCGAGGTAGGTCTCGGACCTCCCCTCCCCCTCGGACAGCCAGTAGGCCGCGCCGTACTCGGGGAGGGGGGCGCACGGCTCGTCGGGGGCGTCATCGATGCAGGCGGCGAGGTGGGCGACCGACTCTGCCATCCCGTCGGCAGCAGGACCAGAGGGCGCCGTGTCGGTCTCCGATCCGCACCCGGCGGCGAGGAGGCCGACGAGGATCATGGCGAAGAGCGGCTGTCGAGTCCGAGAGATGGGGCGAGGAGTGCAAAGGGGAGCGGTGGAGCGCATGGGGCCGGTAATTCTGGGAGGGTCCCCGGCCGACGCATAGGCCGGGGACCTTTTCGGTAGATCGGGACGGCTAGAAGATCCCGGTCGTGTTGTAGTCCACTCCGCCCATGCCCGAAGAGTTCGCGGCGGCCTGCGCGGCGGCCCTCCGACCGACGTCGACCACGTAGGCCCGTCGGGCGGCGACCGCCGCCTGCGTCCGGGCCTCCTGGTCGATCTGGAGGAGCGCCGTCTGCCGGAGGAGCTGGGACTCCTGGGCCTGGTAGGCCTGGACGGTCCCCTGGACCTCGGCGATCCGTTGGGCCGTGTCGGCGCCCCGGATCTGGCGTTGGAACTCGGCCAGGTCCGCCTGCGCCGCCTGGATCTGGACGGCGTGCTCGCGGATCGAGCGGAGCGTCCCGAGGGCCGAGTCGAGCTCGTCGTCGAGCCAGGCGTCCGTCGTCGTCGCGGTGGCCGTGGGGTCGGCCCCCCGGTAGAACGAGTCGAAGTCGCTCACGAGCGAGGCCGAGGCGTACGCCACGTTCGAGCCGGAGACGAGCGTGGCGTCCACGGCCGAGACGAACCCGGTGACGTCGCGGAGGTTGTAGCGCGCGAGCCGCCGGAGGTTCTCCGTGAAGGCCCGGAGCTGGTCGCGGTTCGTGCGGAGCTGGTCGACGATCTTCCGACCGTTCCAGACGCTCTTGGCGATGTGAGCCGGGTCCACGACCGCCCACTGCGCCTTCGCCTCCTGAGCGGGCAGGGCGAACAGGAAGAGGAGGGCGAGCGGGGCGAGGGTCCTGGAGCGGACCCGTCGCGTGCTCGTCGGGGAAGGTCCGCCGCGTCCGGGGACGTGGCGGCGTGACCGGACCGCTGGGGGGCCGGAGAGAGAGTGCCTGAGCATGGTGCTTGGGCTGTGGGAGCGGGAGGCCCGACGCCCGACGGCGAGAGCCGGCCGGTCCCGTTGAGGGTTGGACCGCCGGGGTCATGGCCGCGTAGGGCCGACCGCCGACGGTGGAGAGACGTCGGCGTGCGTCGCCGACGCCCGGCCGACCAGACCCGGCCCGTGAGGGTGGGCGGCCGGACCGCTCGTTGCCCTCTCGTCGCGTCGGCCACCCGAGCCGCACGGCTCGGCCAGCGCGTCGGCGCGGCCGGAGAGGCCGGCGAGCCGAAGCCACGCCTGCGGCCACCGGGCGCCCTCGGTCTCGGCCAGCCGTGCGGCCTCCCGAACCGTCTCGTCGGCTGACCGGCCGGGGAGCGCGGTGAGGAAGGCGAGCTCGAGGTCCGAGAGGGCGAGGTCGAACATCCGCGCGCCCGACGGCGAGCGGACGTAGTAGTCCCGCTTCTTCCGCGCCCGCGCGAGCCGAGACACCTCGGCCCCGTTCAGCCCGAGCCACTGGTACAGCGCGGCCGTGTCGGGCTCTGTGGCGTCGGGGTTGGGCAGGAAGATCCGCGTCGGACAGCTCTCGATCAGGAGTTGGGCGCCCTCGACGCCGTCGCGGAACTGGGCCGGGCTGTGGGCCACGACGACGACGGCCGCGTTCCGCTTGCGGAGCGTGAGGAGCCACTGGCGGAGCCGGTCGGCAAAGCGGCCGTGCATGAGGGCGGCCCACGCCTCCTCGATGACGATGAGCGTAGGCGAGCCGTCGAGCGACTCCTCGACGCGGCGGAACAGGTAGGTCAGGGCCGGCACGAGGACGCGGTCCGACATCCCGACGAGGTGCGAGAGCTCGACGACCTGGTGCCGGACGGCCCCCTCTCCCCGACCGCGGCCGTCGGTGGCCGCCTGCACGTCCGCACGTGCAAACGAATCGCGGTCCGCGTCGAAGAGCGCGCCGTAGGCCCCCTCCAGCGTGTACGGCCGGACGAGCGCCCTCAGCCGCTCGGTCCCGAGGTTTACGAGGAGCGCGGTCAGCGTCCGGCCCTCCGGCGGGTTCTCCGCCAGCAGGCCGACGGCGTGCGTGAGCCGGCCCCGCTCCTCCGGCGTGAGCGCCTGGCCCTGGAGCTCGACGAGCGACTCGACCCAGTCGACGGCCCACGTCCGGACCTCGGGCCGGTCCACGTCGCGGAGCGGCTGCATCTCGACCGGGTTCCGGGCCGCCAGCGGCCCCGCGAGGTCGTAGTGCGCCGCGCCCATCGCGCGGCCCGAGACGTAGTGGCTGTAGCCGACGTCGAACGTCACCGTCCGGGCGCGCTCGTAGCGTCGCCACTGCGCGAGGAGGAGCCCGACGAGCACCGACTTCCCCGCGCCTGTGGCCCCGACGACGAGGGTGTGGCCGACGTCGCCCTCGTGGAGGCAGAGCCGGAACGGGGTCGAGCCGTCTGTCTTGGCCCACAGGAGCGGCGGGCTGTCCGGGGGGAACAGTTGGGAGGGGACGGCCTCGTGGCCCCCCCACGGTGCCGTGAGCGGCAGGACGTCGACGACGTTCTCCGTGGTCAAGAGCGGACGGCGGAGGTTGGGGTGGCCGTGGCCCGGGAGCGTTCCTAGGAAGGCGTCGACGGCGTTCACGTCCTCGACGCGCCCCGTGAACCCGAGGTCCCGGGCGACCTTCAGGAGCGCGGCGGCGCGGTCGTCGGCCTCGCGCCGTGTGTCGGCCATGACGACGGCGGAGACCGTGAGGTACCCGAACCGGACGTCGCCGCCCGAGTTGGCCGCGCGGGCGTTCCCGGCGTCGTGGACCATCTGGGTCGCGTTCCCGTCCTGGAAGGCGAGGTCCATCTCGGTCGTCTCGCGCTTCTGCTTCGAGGCCAGGTCCTTCACCCAGTCGCCCGCGCCCCGGCGCTTCTGGAACCACCCGAGCTGGGCCTTCCCGATGGCCTTTACGGCCGTCGCGGGCGAGAGCGGGAGGAACCGGACGCTCCAGCGGTACGGGAAGGGCAGGCGGAGGGCGGGGTCGGCGAGGCCGGGCCGGGTCGCGCTCGGGTAGCCCTGAACCGCCACGACGCGGACGTGCTTGGCGCCGACGCGAGGCTCGAACCCGCCGACGAACGGCTGGTCGCTCAGGGCGTGGTCGAGGTACGCCCCCCGGCCTGGCACGCCGACGGCGTCACCCAGCCCGGTCAGGCACTCGTGGAGGTGACAGAGGAGCGCGGCGCTCCCGAGCCGCTCGACGCGCATGGCCGACGAGAGCCGGTCGCGGACGCCGCGGAGGTCGCGCTCGAACTGACCTACGAGCCGGTCCCAGACCTCGGACGCGGACCCGTCCTCGCGGCCCCTCACGAGCCGCGTTTGGAGCTGGCTCGCGAGCCCCGCGGGCGGCGTGTAGGTCACGGTGAGGACGGCCTCGGTCTCGTAGTGCTCGCCGACGGAGGCGTACCGGGCGCGGCGGGCGCCGTCGATGGCCCGGCTCACGGGGTCCGGGAAGTGGCAGCGCTCGGGGGGCGCGTAGCCCGTCGCGTCGCGGCGGACGGCGTCGGCGTGGACCATCCACCCGTCGCCGAGCGCGGCGAGGGCGGCGTTCGCGTGGCCCGCCAGGTTCACGACCTCGGCGGCGGTCGAGGAGGCGAGGTCGCGGCCCCGGACGCGCCACGCGGCCAGGAACGAGCCGTCCTTCGTGAGGACGACCCCCTCCCCCACCAGGAACCCCCAACCGAGCAGGTCGGAGAGCCCGCGCGGGGCCGCCCGGTGCTCACGGAGGCGGCCGAGTCCGGCGGCGCCGAGGGCGCCCGCGGTGAGTCCAGCGGCGGCAGCGAGGAGGCTCATGGCGGAGTGGGCGGAGGGCTGTTGTTATCGGCTAGGGACCGACGGGGTCGGCTTCCGCGAGCCTGTCGAGGCGGGGGGGAGCGGGTCGTAGGCGTCGGCCTGCGTGAGCGTCCGCGCGGCGAACTGGGGGAGCAGCTCGTCCACGTCCGAGAGCTTGACCATGAGCGGGTGGACCCCGGCCACGACGGCGAGGACGACGAGTCCTGAGCCGACCGAGAGGCCCAGGAGGTACACGAGGCAGACGACGAGCGTGACCTCGAGGATGAGGAACGAGCGGTCGACGCCGGCGAACCGGGGGACGCGGACGAGCGACTGGTGGACCGGGCGCTCGGGGAGCCGCTCGGCGGCCTGGAGCCCGTCCGCGCGGTCGCGGCGGCGTGTCTGGGGGGACAACATGGGGGATCGGGTGGCGTGGACCCAGCGACCGGGCCGATGGAGCGCGCGTGTCGGCGCGTGGAGGTCCTCGACCGGCCCGGACGGGGCGGTCTAGAAGGAGGCCCCGGAGATCCCGAGCGTGGCCGCGAACGTCGTCGCGCCGATCGCGATGCCAAGCCCGAGGACGGCCTGGCCGATCCGCTTGGCGCCCTCCTCGTTCCGCGTGAAGGCCCAGATGATGCCGCCCATCGCGATGGCGATCACGGCCACGAGGCGGACCGTGTTGCCGGTGAGCGCGTCGGCGAGGGTCTGGAGCGGGCCGTCCCACGGCATGGCCGCGCCGCCGGAGGCCGAGGCCTCGGCGGCCATGAGGACGGTGAGCGCGAACAGGCCGAGGAGGCGGACCGGGACGCGGGCGAGGAACCGGGCAGCCCCGGACGTGGAGGGAGAGAGTGAGTTCATGGTGCTGCCCTTGAGGGCGGTGGGCGGAGTCGGTCCGCCGGTGAAGCCGGGCGTCCCCAGCGTGTGGGTTGGTCGGGCAGGGGCCGCCGTCGGCCCCGTGCCCGAGTGGGCGTCCCCGGTGTCAGATGGGGTGGAGCGCGTAGGCCCCGTCGCGGTACCCGTCCACCCGGACGAGCTCGCGGACACGTCGGCCCTCGTTCCCGCCCTCGATCACGACGACGACTCCGACGGCCTCGGCCACGAGCGCGCGCTGAGAGGGCACGCCCGCCCGCTGCGCCAGGCGGTCGAGGCGTCGGAGCGCGCCCTGGGCGTCGGTCGCGTGGACCGTCGCGCACCCGCCGGGGTGGCCCGTGGCCCAGGCGTCGAGGAGGTGGAGCGCGGCCCCGTCGCGGACCTCGCCGACGACGATCCGGTCCGGCGTGCAGCGGAGCGTGAACCGGACGAGGTCCGAGAGCGAGACGCCCTCGCCGGTGCCGGTCCCTGGCACCGTCCGAAGGGCGAGGTGGTCGTCGGCCCGGCATTGGAGCTCGGCCGTGTCCTCGAGGACGACGACCCGCTCTCGGGGGTACTGCTCGCTCATCTCTAGCAGGACCGCGTTGCACAGCGTCGTCTTGCCAGAGCCGGTCCCGCCGCAGA includes:
- a CDS encoding DUF2306 domain-containing protein, which codes for MGSAPMLGTAHIALAVASLTLGAMVFLQPKGGRRHRLLGRLYAGALVLVNVSALLVYEESSGPGPFHVLALVSLATLSAGLVPALLRRPGGSWLEAHAYFMSWSYVGLVAAGVAQVGTMVAGPGALPVVLPSVLIVLVGALLIHGRVPRVLSGFARKEVRPGGPLYGPQPP
- a CDS encoding type II toxin-antitoxin system RelE/ParE family toxin, translating into MSDSRKPLDFWADAREVLRGCPAPVRQRVGFALDEAQRGKTSGSAKPRNDVGKGVYAITTDRDSETYRTFYVARFAEAVYCFYVVHKKATTGKALPERQKKLAAARYREIVEWRASEGLR
- a CDS encoding helix-turn-helix domain-containing protein, whose protein sequence is MPGPTRSTGNVFEDLGFESEEAALLRVKSRLLSSLASFVAEFDTQADAAAALGVSRPRVSEIKNGHLDKFSTDNLIGLCYRAGLRVPDFDLVPAR
- a CDS encoding type IV secretion system protein; translation: MLRHSLSGPPAVRSRRHVPGRGGPSPTSTRRVRSRTLAPLALLFLFALPAQEAKAQWAVVDPAHIAKSVWNGRKIVDQLRTNRDQLRAFTENLRRLARYNLRDVTGFVSAVDATLVSGSNVAYASASLVSDFDSFYRGADPTATATTTDAWLDDELDSALGTLRSIREHAVQIQAAQADLAEFQRQIRGADTAQRIAEVQGTVQAYQAQESQLLRQTALLQIDQEARTQAAVAARRAYVVDVGRRAAAQAAANSSGMGGVDYNTTGIF
- a CDS encoding VirB3 family type IV secretion system protein; this encodes MLSPQTRRRDRADGLQAAERLPERPVHQSLVRVPRFAGVDRSFLILEVTLVVCLVYLLGLSVGSGLVVLAVVAGVHPLMVKLSDVDELLPQFAARTLTQADAYDPLPPASTGSRKPTPSVPSR
- a CDS encoding TrbC/VirB2 family protein; translated protein: MNSLSPSTSGAARFLARVPVRLLGLFALTVLMAAEASASGGAAMPWDGPLQTLADALTGNTVRLVAVIAIAMGGIIWAFTRNEEGAKRIGQAVLGLGIAIGATTFAATLGISGASF
- the trbB gene encoding P-type conjugative transfer ATPase TrbB, with product MTSLAATSSGQDLSKESRYRGLMERYLGPEVVATFADDDVTEVYVNAGDGVLRADTHSRGKVCLGAAVRGDQVEQFLGTVAAYRGDTLGPTTPSVQAELPAETFGGARLQGFVPPLVPRACFVIRKPARRVFTLASYVEHGTMTSAQCQAIKDAVRDHENVLVCGGTGSGKTTLCNAVLLEMSEQYPRERVVVLEDTAELQCRADDHLALRTVPGTGTGEGVSLSDLVRFTLRCTPDRIVVGEVRDGAALHLLDAWATGHPGGCATVHATDAQGALRRLDRLAQRAGVPSQRALVAEAVGVVVVIEGGNEGRRVRELVRVDGYRDGAYALHPI